Sequence from the Syntrophales bacterium genome:
TTGGCAACCGCTACGGCCATCTCGGTTACGCCGGAGGTTCCGAACTCGCGGAGGTTATACCCATTGATGGTGATGAAGTTCCACTGTGGCACTTCTTTCCGGATGAATTCAATATTGTCGCACTGAATCCGGAAGACGTCCCGCGGCGCGAGGAATTCGGCGCCGCTGCGGATCAGCTCTTCAAGGGATGTGTCATTCTGGACGCTCCCCCGCAGCTTGTCCCAAGGGATGCCGCGTTCTTCGGCAAGCGCCAAGTACATGGGGAACAAAATGGCGGTGTTCGAGGGATAATGGGTGACAATGGAAGCGGTTATTTCGTCCAGTGGAATATCTTTGAAAAGAAGATCCATGTCGTCCACGGAATCAATGCAAACCCCGGACATCCCCACCTGTCCCAGGGAGAGGGGATCGTCGGAGTCGTACATCTGGATTGTGGGAATATCGAAAAGGATGCTCAGACCAGTTGCTCCGTGCTCCAGCATGAATTTCATCCGTTCGTTCGTATCTTCCGGGGAGCCGAAGCCGGTAAGCTGTCGCATGGTGAATTCCCTGCCGCGGTACATGTTGGCGTGGATTCCCCGGGTAAATGGCGCCTGCCCCGAATAGCCGACATCCTCCAGGTAGTCGAAATCGGGATGGGAAAGAGGGGTGTAGAGCATTTCCCTCGGGATGTCCGATCCCAGAACCGTCCGGGGAGTCTTCAGCCATTCCTTGCGATCCTTTTCCCGTACCGTCGAGTGCATCCATTCGTCAAATCTTCGGCGCATGGCCTCAATGGCGGCTGGATTATACAGCGGCGTTTTCTTTTGTGAAGCTGTTTTTTCAGCAAGAATCTCCTTGGTTGTTTTTTCCCGTTCTTTCATAGGCATGATCTCCTTATAAAACGCACAGTCGGGTTAACTTTGGTTGCAACAGTTTCTCTATCCGCTCCCAAAAGTAACGCCTCAGGAAGAGGACTTTTTAATATTATCCGAAACAGAATCTGGTATTACCAGTAATTAAAATGGAAATGTTTGTCAAGAAATAGTTATTGTTGATTGAATGACAATTATTTATAGTCAATATAAATATCAGTAATTATTTATTTTAAGTTTTAACTATGATAAAATTAAGATACGTTAAGATCAAAGATTATCTTGACGATCCCGTAAATTCTGTGGTAATGTTTATTAACAAAGGTGAGAAATGATGTTTACCCCACTGCAACGGAAGCGGTTTTCCGATGAAATAGTCGAACAAATTGTAGCGCTTATCAAGAACGGACAGCTCCGACCTGGGGACACCCTGCCTTGCGAACGAAAAATTGCGGAGAAACTCAACGTCAGCCGTCCCCCCCTCCGGGAGGCCCTCAAGACCCTGGAGACGCTCGGATTCATCGAAATACGGCAGCGGAAAAAAAGCATCATCAAATCGGTTGCCGATGTCTCCCTGCACAATCCGCTGGCTCAGGTGATTCAGGGGGACGAGGAGATGACGATCCAGCTTTTGGAGGTTCGCAAAATACTGGAATCATGGGCGGCGGCCGAGGCGTGCCGTCGTGCGACAGACGAAGATATGGCGATTCTCGAAGGGGTATATGCGGATTTAGAGCGGGATTTCCAAAATGGAGAACTGGGCGTCGATGCGGATGTACGTTTTCATCTGTCGATCTACCAGGCAGCAAAGAACACCGTTTTGTCCCATATCGCCTCCACTCTTCTTTCGCTGCTTCATCAGGCTCAGCGGATAACCCGTCAGGCGATGTTCGAGGAAACAGTGAACCGAAAGCGGCTTCTGGAGCAGCATCGGCTCATCCTTGAGGCGATCCGGGAGCGAAATCAGGAACAGGCCCGGGAGGCGTTGCGGAATCACCTGGACTACGCGGAAAGCTATTTTGTTTCCCGGTAATAGTCGGGATTAACCAAAGGAGGAAAAATGCTCGATATTGAACAGGCAGTTGCGGTAATAACAGGCGCCGGCAGCGGGATCGGCGAGGCAGTAGCCAGATACTGGGTGCAGAGAAAAGGGAAGGCTGTGCTTGCGGATATAGTTCCGGAGAATTTATCGAGGGTGGAGCGGGAACTCACCGCTCTCGGGGGCGACGTCTGTTCCATGCTCTGCGATGTGACAAAGGAAGAGGACAATTCCAGGCTCGCCGCCCTTGCCGTTGAGCGCTACCAGCGGATCAACCTTGTTTTCCCCGCCGCAGGAATCATCAAAGACGGCATGTTTTTGTCGCCCGACCGGGAAACGGGCAAGGTGACCGGCAAGATGTCGCTCCGACAGTTCCAATCGGTTTTGGACATCAACCTGACCGGCGTTTTTCTTACCATCCGCGAGTGCGCGGAACAGATGATCAATTCCGGCTCGAAAGGGCTGATCTGCCTTATGTCCTCAACGGGCTCGCTGGGGACGGCGGGGCAGATCAACTACTCCTCGTCCAAGGCGGCGATGTCCGTCATTCCCAAGGTTCTTACCGCCGAGTTTTTCAGAAGAAATCTGGCGGACCGTATCCGCTGCGTCGCGGTGGCGCCGGGATATGTGGCAACCCCGATGGTGAAGGGGATGGATGAGAGGGCCCTGGGGAAAATCATCAGCGACGTTCCCATTGGTCGGCTGATAGAACCGGAAGAGATCGCCTCTTTGATCTGCGAGCTTTACAAAAACGAGGCGCTGGCGGGCGAGGTGTTCTTCATCCACGGCGGCCTGCGGCTGGGATCGCGCGGCTGAGCGAGCCGGATGCTTGCCGGTTAGAAAAAGATCTTGTCCCGGTTCATCAGCTCATAGCTCCCGCCGTGCTCCAGTTCCATGAATTTGCGCTTGCCGATGCCGACGCCATGTTCGCCGGTGCAGGTGCCGCCCAGTTCCATGGCGCGGCCGACTATTTTGTCGTTGATGCCGGC
This genomic interval carries:
- a CDS encoding FadR family transcriptional regulator → MMFTPLQRKRFSDEIVEQIVALIKNGQLRPGDTLPCERKIAEKLNVSRPPLREALKTLETLGFIEIRQRKKSIIKSVADVSLHNPLAQVIQGDEEMTIQLLEVRKILESWAAAEACRRATDEDMAILEGVYADLERDFQNGELGVDADVRFHLSIYQAAKNTVLSHIASTLLSLLHQAQRITRQAMFEETVNRKRLLEQHRLILEAIRERNQEQAREALRNHLDYAESYFVSR
- a CDS encoding SDR family oxidoreductase, with the translated sequence MLDIEQAVAVITGAGSGIGEAVARYWVQRKGKAVLADIVPENLSRVERELTALGGDVCSMLCDVTKEEDNSRLAALAVERYQRINLVFPAAGIIKDGMFLSPDRETGKVTGKMSLRQFQSVLDINLTGVFLTIRECAEQMINSGSKGLICLMSSTGSLGTAGQINYSSSKAAMSVIPKVLTAEFFRRNLADRIRCVAVAPGYVATPMVKGMDERALGKIISDVPIGRLIEPEEIASLICELYKNEALAGEVFFIHGGLRLGSRG